In Miscanthus floridulus cultivar M001 chromosome 5, ASM1932011v1, whole genome shotgun sequence, one genomic interval encodes:
- the LOC136451363 gene encoding pentatricopeptide repeat-containing protein At2g33680-like, protein MAGAAPAALRMSHAQFIEHLSFAASSVRTRRAGDALHGWALKSGAASHTPVSNSLITFYCSLPRPLLGAAFVVFADIPAALRDAASWNSLLNPLSRHQPLAALSHFRSMMSSTDAVLPTPHSFAAAFTAAARVPSASAGAVAHALACKLPSSSGSNNVFVSTALLNMYCKLGAISDARRVFDEMPHRNAVSWAAMVSGYATGKCSEEAFELFRLMLQECPLEKNEFVATAVLSAVSVPLGLLMGVQLHGLVLKDGLVGFVSVENSLVTMYAKVECMDAAMTVFGSSKERNSITWSAMITGYAQNGEADCAARMFLQMHSAGFSPTEFTFVGILNASSDMGALVVGKQAHGLMVKLGFERQVYVKSALVDMYAKCGCIGDAKDGFHQLYDVDDVVIWTAMITGHVQNGEHEEALMLYSRMDKEGVMPSYLTVTSVLRACACLAALEPGKQLHAQILKCGFGLGGSVGTALSTTYSKCGNLEDSMVVFRRMPDRDIISWNSIISGFSQHGRGSDALDLFEEMKLEGMAPDHITFINVLCACSHMGLVDRGWFYFRAMSKDYSLIPKLDHYACIVDILSRAGQLKEAKDFIESITIDHGTCLWRIVLGACRSL, encoded by the coding sequence ATGGCTGGTGCGGCGCCAGCCGCCCTGCGCATGTCGCACGCGCAATTCATCGAGCACCTTAGCTTTGCGGCCTCGTCAGTCCGCACCCGTCGCGCCGGCGACGCTCTCCACGGCTGGGCGCTCAAGTCCGGCGCAGCCTCCCACACGCCTGTCTCCAACTCTCTCATCACCTTCTACTGCTCCCTCCCGCGGCCCCTACTCGGCGCAGCCTTTGTCGTCTTCGCCGACATCCCCGCCGCCTTGCGCGACGCCGCCTCGTGGAACTCCCTCCTCAATCCGCTCTCCCGCCACCAGCCCCTCGCCGCTCTCTCCCATTTCCGCTCCATGATGTCCTCCACCGACGCCGTCCTCCCCACGCCGCACTCCTTCGCCGCCGCGTTCACTGCGGCCGCCCGCGTGCCCTCCGCGTCCGCTGGCGCCGTCGCACACGCGCTCGCGTGCAAGCTGCCGTCCTCCTCTGGCTCCAATAATGTCTTCGTCTCAACCGCCCTTCTCAACATGTACTGCAAGCTGGGAGCTATTTCTGATGCCCGGagggtgtttgatgaaatgccacaTCGGAATGCGGTGTCCTGGGCTGCCATGGTGTCAGGGTATGCCACAGGGAAGTGTTCTGAGGAGGCTTTTGAGCTCTTCCGGCTGATGCTTCAGGAGTGCCCATTGGAGAAAAATGAGTTCGTCGCCACAGCAGTTCTTAGCGCAGTTAGCGTGCCACTGGGTTTGCTTATGGGGGTGCAGTTGCATGGGCTGGTATTGAAGGATGGCTTGGTGGGATTTGTGTCCGTGGAGAATTCACTTGTCACAATGTATGCAAAGGTTGAGTGTATGGATGCAGCAATGACGGTGTTTGGTTCATCTAAGGAGAGGAACTCCATCACATGGTCAGCAATGATCACGGGGTATGCTCAGAATGGGGAAGCAGATTGTGCAGCTAGGATGTTCCTACAGATGCATTCGGCAGGATTCTCACCAACTGAATTCACCTTTGTTGGGATACTGAACGCATCCAGTGATATGGGCGCATTGGTGGTTGGGAAGCAGGCACATGGTTTGATGGTGAAGCTTGGGTTTGAGAGGCAGGTTTATGTGAAGAGTGCACTGGTGGACATGTATGCCAAGTGTGGTTGTATTGGTGATGCGAAAGATGGGTTTCACCAACTGTATGATGTCGATGATGTTGTCATTTGGACAGCGATGATTACTGGGCATGTGCAGAATGGGGAGCATGAGGAAGCGCTGATGTTGTATTCCAGGATGGACAAAGAGGGTGTTATGCCCAGTTATTTAACTGTAACTAGTGTACTTAGAGCATGTGCGTGCCTTGCAGCACTGGAGCCTGGGAAGCAATTGCATGCACAAATCTTGAAGTGTGGATTTGGTTTGGGGGGCTCTGTTGGAACAGCTTTGTCTACTACGTATTCAAAGTGTGGAAACCTTGAAGATAGCATGGTTGTCTTCAGAAGGATGCCTGATAGGGATATTATTTCATGGAACTCAATTATTTCTGGTTTTTCACAGCATGGGCGTGGAAGTGACGCACTTGACCTGTTCGAGGAGATGAAGCTAGAGGGAATGGCACCAGATCATATAACATTCATTAATGTGTTATGTGCTTGTAGCCACATGGGCTTAGTTGACAGAGGCTGGTTTTATTTTAGGGCAATGAGCAAAGACTATAGTTTAATTCCTAAGCTTGATCACTATGCTTGCATAGTTGATATTCTTAGCCGAGCAGGCCAGTTAAAAGAAGCAAAGGACTTCATAGAGTCAATAACTATTGACCATGGAACATGCCTATGGCGTATAGTCCTAGGGGCATGTCGCAGTCTATGA
- the LOC136454151 gene encoding uncharacterized protein: protein MLADLLQEKIEDIGKNNVVQVVTDNGANYKAAGKILMDRIPTLFWSPYAAHCLDLMLKEIGNLKAFKKPIARQQRLDLPPDIEEFVKEQGCLEELVLEDCLRASVPLLIVLRVVDDDEKPAMPEDTTLMNHAKERIKPSFNISTKQGLLKRTMDIIEKRWVNQMEHPLYGAALYLNLGKFYPLVKANVDATVGQLRGCFIEVLGRMIPDVETQMKINRQAIEYEEQRGDAFSNKMLIGGILIVAEPLNSKDLLSMHTKKRNRLLHKRLNDIVFVSYNRKMRTRVQLMREKTGKKYDPLVIEEFDWDNEWADSLHVPIPGARGSDAINELTWQHVDEATDGEEEDEVEDPHDDVEVSECEEDGNVPATEEDKAADPDEFDDGF, encoded by the exons ATGTTAGCTGATTTGTTACAGGAGAAGATTGAGGACATTGGAAAGAACAATGTTGTTCAAGTTGTGACCGACAATGGCGCTAACTACAAGGCTGCTGGTAAGATTTTGATGGATAGGATTCCCACACTATTTTGGAGTCCTTATGCTGCACATTGCTTGGATCTGATGTTGAAAGAAATTGGGAACTTGAAGGCATTTAAGAAACCTATTGCAC GGCAGCAAAGACTTGATTTGCCACCTGACATTGAAGAGTTTGTAAAAGAACAAGGATGCCTTGAAGAGCTTGTTT TAGAAGATTGCCTAAGAGCTTCAGTCCCACTCTTAATTGTTTTGAgggttgttgatgatgatgagaagcctGCAATGCCAGAGGACACAACTCTAATGAATCATGCAAAAGAGAGGATAAAGCCCAGCTTCAATATATCAACCAAGCAGGGCCTGCTCAAGCGTACCATGGACATTATTGAGAAGCGTTGGGTGAACCAAATGGAGCATCCATTGTATGGGGCTGCACTATATTTGAACCTAGGAAAATTTTATCCTCTTGTAAAAGCTAATGTTGATGCCACTGTTGGGCAGCTAAGAGGTTGTTTTATTGAAGTGCTTGGAAGAATGATACCAGATGTGGAAACACAAATGAAGATCAATAGGCAGGCCATTGAGTATGAAGAGCAACGTGGAGATGCCTTCTCAAACAAAATG TTGATTGGTGGCATTCTTATAGTGGCTGAGCCATTGAACTCCAAAGACTTGCTAAGC ATGCATACAAAGAAAAGGAATAGGCTGCTGCACAAGAGATTGAATGATATTGTTTTTGTTTCATACAATCGGAAGATGAGAACAAGGGTTCAGCTTATGCGTGAGAAGACAGGCAAGAAATATGACCCTTTGGTCATTGAGGAGTTTGATTGGGACAATGAATGGGCTGATTCATTGCATGTGCCCATTCCGGGTGCTCGAGGGTCTGATGCTATCAATGAGCTCACATGGCAGCATGTTGATGAAGCCACCG ATGGAGAAGAGGAAGATGAAGTTGAAGACCCACATGATGATGTGGAAGTGAGCGAGTGTGAAGAAGATGGCAATGTTCCTGCTACTGAAGAAGACAAGGCTGCTGATCCTGATGAGTTTGATGATGGATTTTGA